From the Cardiocondyla obscurior isolate alpha-2009 linkage group LG08, Cobs3.1, whole genome shotgun sequence genome, the window TGTTAATGCTTCGACATTTGAGAAATTAACGTGCGGGGAttacaatgtaatattattgGCTATAGCTTTCTTTtccagaaaagaaaaaccacCGATTCCACGCTCAATCCTTATTTTCCTCTCCAGTTTTCCCCTATTCCATAAACAGCAAGTTGCACGACGCGCCACGAAATTGGAACGTGCCGATACAGGGTTTTATGTATACCTGCTCTTTCATTCTCAATCAAAGCTACAACATCATCGGTTTGTTTTCATATAAAACAAACACAACAGCTATcgcaacaaataattatatatcaacTGAACGTCGATGCAACAGGAAAAGTATAACGAATCCGGTTGGCTtccgacttttttttccccggctCATCAAGTACCATCGGCGCGATAACTGAAACATCATGTAACTTTCGTAAAATGCATtccattctatttttttttttttttaatataaattggcGCGACTTATTTGATACTGTTCCGTTTCAAAGTTGAGAGGAATCGATGTGCGAATTTCTTCAGCAAATTTagaagataattaaaagagaCAGGAGTTTAATACACTGTCGAAGTTTCGGGAGTCGCGAGAAGTGAGAGTAGTGATAAGACCGATTAGCGTTACTTAATTATAACATAGAAACGgaaattggaaattaatttactaatttaCTAACTAGAAAttggtaattaaattaaattaaattatattctaatgTATTAGTTCGGCTCCAATGCGTTGAAGCTCGGATACCACGTTGAAATATCCCACGCATTCCATCGCGACCGGCGTGCTACATTTGAGAAATCTGCTGCCTGTGAATTGATTCGCCCGTAAAATGTAGTTGCTGTTACTATTGACCGTGcaaaactaaaagaaaaaaaaaaaattttttttaataatttgtctCTAATTAAAGCATGTATACgcaacattttaatttcatagaAGCAATTGATAAGTGCTgggatttaaatatttgtatgaATTAATAACAACCGATTATAACGTAAAATGtatgcaatataatatttaaataccaTGTCTTCATTTTCATCGTCGATCGACGAGAGTCTTAATTCGTCAAAGTTAAACATTGTGTTATGTACTACTACGGGCGCTGCAATGTTATATTTGTAATTCCAATTATAAATGTCCGTTTCGTTTTCTAACAGAGTTTCCGGAAAGATGGGCGGCATAACTCCTACTTCGGCTAATCCACTCGTCATAAGAATCAGTCCGCTCAAGCCTGCGAggtaaaaattcaattacatACATACAACATTTAATAACTACTTGCAGATCGAATATATAAATGTggaaatgtatattaatttttattaaacatattttattaatttttaaaattattacttatttaaatatatttattagctAAATATAagtagataaaataattgtccttttaataattaatttaaccaGACTGTCTCGTACCGACGTGAGCATTGACGTATCTCTGGCAAAGTGCATTTTGCATCAGGCTTAGGATTTGCGTTTCGGGGTCGAACGCCCTTCTGGCTCTCAACAGAAGAACCTGACTCCGCGTGCCGTTGCAGACGTAGTAAGTACCGAAGACATTGCAAGGCggaggattaaaattaaacacacGTTCCGAGCTGGCTTCACCTTGTTCATTTATAAAAGAGTAATTAGTGTCGATAAGCGTTCTCGTTTGCTGCGAATACAAAGTGGTGACAACCTACGGCAAATAACAGCAATGTTATTTAcgagattatttttacgaagGAATAAAAGCGGAGTAATAAATTGGAAAAGTgcttaaaattgaattaatgacaatgagatttatttcaaaaagttAATAACTAAAATGTTcctttaaattaacaaaaaaataatacgttaggtaattaattaattaattcgtttccAAATGCATTGGAATATAGCGCACGTCTTTGTTAGGCACTCCCCGGAACATGCTACCCCCGACGATGAGGATATCTCTACTGCGATCTATATAATCTGGCACCTTCCAcgatttatctttattcttcGACGGGTCGTATAAATCTCTGTGATTGCCGAATTCCAGGACCTTCGCTTGGTTACCTATCCCTTCAAATGCGGAGATATTGCGCTCTTAATTCAtgcaatattgaaaaaatttaaatatatttaaattttatttttttttttacctggtGTAGGCAGTAGGAATGGAAAGGCATATAGATTGGGACATTCTATCACATTGACCTCAAAATCGAAGAAGCTGGTACTCACAAATTCTTGCATaactataatattaaatatataataaaaaaaaaatcccaaagtatacgaaataaataaaattaatacaatatatcaGTTGTAAAACGTTGTCAATATCTAACTTGTATAATTCAATAATAGcttgttgaattttattatcaagtGTATTTACCAGAGCGGACTTCCTCGAGATCAGGCACATCTAATCTCCACGATATATCTCTGAATCTCGAGCGTTCAATACCGTTTGTCAAAATACGGTGCACATTGCCAGCCTCCATTGTGCTCAGTTCATCAAATTCGGTACCAAACTGTATAACagatgacaaaaaaaaaatacacttaatacttgtataataattaagaaaaaaaaagaatttaaaaattgcacaaaTTAATGATCTTTCACAGATTCCAAGTTTCTTCACTTAAATCTTCTTCTTCACTAACCAGcaattcttttaaaacaaaCACGCAAAGCTAAAATTGATTCCATTAGAACGtcgatttatcaattaaaaattctattttatctcTGCAAATTATATTGCGGTAAAAGCGAAATCTTACACGAGCTCAATCAAGAAAATAGCATCTTACGTGTCaacacattttctttttctctctctctctctctcccaaAATGAACTATCGTCGACATAATCATAATCGAgaaaagagcgaaagagaaaaatgttcgCTTATGTAACATAATTCAAATTAGAACCGTGTTGGTAAGCGCGCCGAGTACTCCAAGTAAAACACATTTTAATGACAGGGCAATACTGATGACTCGACATGCCATTTACCTCCCATAACATCTCACGTATCTCGGTAACACGTACATAACGCGGTGAAAGGAACATTAACTATGCGTCCGAGGATCGTGCACGAATATACGACGTACTTACCGCGAAATTGTGCCACCGGGAAATTGGTTGAACCCTAATTAGCCTGCCAAACGCGACGCACGAGGATGCTGCTCCTTTTACAGAAGGCGCTAAATTAGCGGCCGTGACGAGGTGTCGCGGTTACACACGCTGCTTCTCTCCGCAGCACAACAGAAAACGGTGGTTGTGTATACAAATATGAGCTTCAAACACACGTGAACAACGACGACGGGAACATGCCGAAGTCGTCAAATTACAATAGACTTTGAATTTCACGAGTTAACGTGTAACGCGACTGTCCCGAATGGAAACTTATCCAGCTAATCAGATTTTGCAGCTACTGGTTAGATCGcgtagattaaatatatttcttaactagtgACGAGCTTGGTACTCTAGCCATagattataagaaagtattaaaaaaaaaaaaaaaaaaaaaaaaaatctgtctagtgtcggtcgtctagtcactgtccagcgcggatcatgtatctaaataaaacgtagacgtttttcgccgcgtactagacAGCCGCGAGATGAACTACAAATTGGCCAGCTAATTATTAACaatgggaatcaatttccactcggatgTACTTATCTTCGCTGGACACTCTTATCtgggagatttttttttttttttaatcaggaAGGTTTCTCGTACAGAGGACAAAATAAAGATACGCAATTACGtcgacaaaaaatattatttattatttcggtGCTTTACATGAGAACAAAATATACCTTTGGTAGTTACAGGAACGAGCGGCAATTCAATCTCGCTTTTCTTCCACGTCTTTTATTATCTAACATCTGATTTATACACCAACGTTTCTTTCACACAtgacgtgtgtgtgtgtgtgtgtatgtgtgcgtgtgtgtctGCTGCACATGCGGCGCTGGGAAAAAGAGAGTTAACATGAAAAGGGTTTCCATAAATCCGCGAATTTTTCCCAAGAAACAGTGGAAGAATTCAAGAAGCCACGCGCTTGTTAAGCTTCAATGTTGAACCGAGGACAATGACACGATCaggattaaaaaatgaaaggtAAAAAAACCTGCGACTGACTTATAACAATTGATAAAATTCCGATGAGAAACTAACAGACATTAGATAttgactgtttttttttccagtaaCAGATAtctctaatttatatttttatgccgCTTTAGATCATTTGTTTGCGCGTTTTTAAACACAGCAATCGACGTTAAAGttcgagaaattaattgcgaaaacaAATTACGTCGTTACGATGATGACAGTCTAtctattgttttaatttaattgccgGCTGATCGAAGCTATTTCAATCTCGCTAGATGCACAATGGTCCGTCGTGTATTTTctcaagaaaaatattacatacaaTGTTGTACTATAATAgaactctttctctctctttctctctctaccgACGTATGGAAAAATACGACTTTTTTTCCCACTGAAGAATAATCACTTGTATTATCTACGCTAATTGCTACGCTATTATTTAGTTGCgtcttccattttttttttattctttgttATTTTCTGCCTTAGTCTTATTCTATTTGCCAATGACTCGCGAATAGAAATTATTCCTGCCAGCTAGAAATCACTTATCGAAAGTGCGACGATGTTCGAAGTTTCACTATTTTgacataataaatatattaaatgtaaaacggATTCtggaacgaaagaaaattattcgacCGGCGCGATAAACGTCGCAAAGTCGGCTGTTGATTTGATATACTTCTGAACGGAAAAccttttctcgtaaaaaataattatgaaagtCTCGTTAGATGTGCCGATAGTGTACGCGCGCGGAGACGCGAATAAGAAAAGAGACTTTATTTACTCGTCAATGATAGCTAATTAAGATTTAAACGAGTTATTAGTTATTAAGAACGACATCGATTCTGAGAAACTTTTAAGACAATATTACTTCTTGACTTTgcgttaaaaattacaaaactaagaccgttaaaataaaattttaattaattgattaaaacgaaaaagaaaaattatacatatacgtatatacttttttttccccttaaaattctttatcaaTTAACtaagatattatttctttaaaatagcATATTCACGCTTTTTGTACTCACGGAGCTTTTCTCTTTACAAAACTAAACTCTCAGTAAATACAGatttacgtatacatatatgttacaTCGAGAATAAGTTTCATTCAAACGTCACTTTCTCGCATAACCGATCAATCAATTTAATCAGTTAACTGCTTCTTCGTAACCGCTAATCGCCACAGAGCTAACGGAAAGAGAATGATATCGCAGTACGCTTAATCACTATAATTATCCGTATTCCCGATTAAGACCTGCAACTCTGTCGCACTCTGTGACTCTACATCCACATACGTGACGATCAACATTCAACATGCAGGGAACATCACATTGAGTTTGATATATGTGTGACAACATATCATATCTATGTCTCTTAGCTACGTTAAGGGTGTCTTTCCCACGTTTAGTcgcgcttttttcttttcccctcccccccccgcGTGCCGACTCCTTTGCGAAATGGGCCGCGGGTTGCGGAGCGATAACGCGCGATTGCTCACTGAActtatttaagttttaatcCCTAATAGTCCTAACGAAACGAAATAAGAGGTGTCGTTGACACGCGCTCGCCTCCCTTTTGTACAAGACTTTACAAAGGCCGTAGTATGTGTCTATTTGCGCTGATATTCTTCAATACTTCCCGACACGTCGTCGGCTATTCGTCGCACTTAAAGAAGCGTCAGAGAGACgcaattaacaaaaataacaaCGGTTgtattagaaagaaaaagaaaagaaaaaaaaaacaattatttataattgaaaattattaaataaaatcatagaAAGTAAATGGATATCGACAGTCTTTCTAAGTGCAGCCGCGTACTCGCTGGTTTAAGTCTTACTGTGCGAACAGCgaagttaaaaatttgtacaaacTTCTAAACTTTTCAGACAGCCCACGACGTGCGTGGGATTGAAAAAGATCAGCCTGCTGTACACCAGCGTGACGTTTCCTAACTGCCATTCCTATGGCTGAAGAGAAAATGGCAGAGTTTCTTAACGCGTCTAGGTTTATAAAGTCTAATCTCGTAAGTGATCTAGTCTAAGTTAACGACAGCTACATAATCAGAAAGACGAAACTCGGAGAAGTATTGGAAAGAGCCATCTCGATTGCTTTAGTACGCGAAGACTCGAGTTACCTCAAGCGAGAAAACGGTATCGTGGAACGTGGAAATGTTTCGCGGAGGTTCCCGCTAATCGAGGAGAGCCTACGTTAAATCTAgtgaaacgtaattaaattcgaacTCTGCGGGCTAATTTATCGCTAAACACACGGAACTACCGGTTCTTAATAGTTCTGCGGCCGAAATTATTTTGGGTCCCGAATGATTATTGTGACTCGCTTAAAATCCTTCCGTCTTTCGCCTTTCTCACCGGCCCCCTCGAAGCCTACGTTCGCTTCCGTTTCAACTACGCGCCTTACAAGTTTTAGCGGCTAATACTTACAGGTGTACGTGTGTTACGATTAATCGCGCGTCCACGAGGATCAAGCGCTCatttcgcgttcgcgtgtGGATTTTAGGCCGTACTTGAGCACTCCCTGATGAGAAACAAAGATCTGCGATCCTCGCCGATCGCTTGTCTCCTTGCGAGTTATATATCTCCCCCTCCTCTCCCCcgcgaaatataataaacgcaGAAAAATACGACAATATTGTCACGTTGCTACAAGATTTCGTATTTCCTGGCGATGTACCTAATAGAACCAGGGAATCGTAACATCCACGCTGATGACCGGAAAAGGAAGATAGGGATTTCAAATTTCTGTGGCACAGTCCCCTTCGCGCTTACTCGCGCAGAGACTTTCGCCACGAAGATAAAGCGTAACAAATCAATGGCTCATTTGAGGATGCTTCGACAAGTTCTCAGCGTGAATAATGCGCCACGTTAATTACGGGCTTAAGCGAGATGTACGAGATCGATTCAGGATTGATCACTTCCCGCCAAGCGGGCTGAGAAACTCGCCGTTGTTCGATCCACGTGAAGACACGCGTGCACTTCCGTGAGATTGTCCCTGACACTTACAATTAAACGTTAGAACAAGTACAACACAGATATGTGGAAAGGGGGAAGAGGCCGTCGCTTTTAACTCCTAATTAACAGCGTTTTCAACGAGATGACGCCGATATACTCGTCTCGtttcgagaggaaaaaagcTTATTCAGCAATTCATtagcaagttttttttttttttggttttttttttcttttgacgGAAAGGAAAGGGAATGTCTACCCGATTGACTCGATAATTTACAGCATACCGAATGTACAATTACGCCGTAATTAGCGATGCGTGCTCGTCTCtaggaatattttacatacggCTTacggtatatatgtatatatataacatatgaATTGTAATAAGTACGCGAGACACATTATCTTCTATTATAGGATAAGTAATGGATCAATAGTTCGATTGTCAAGATTGATACAACGTATTTGCATGCACGTGTGCATTTGTTTGCCTGTTTTGCTTGTCTGTCCACTTGTCTGTCCACCTGTCTTTGTACGCTTCGTATTCGTGtctataatataatgtatttattcgttattaaGTGAGACAACAGCGAAACAGACTCAACTCGTGCTCTACGTTAAAACGCTAGCGTTCCGTATCGTAGAAAAATCGTAGCTGCTCTCTACCCGAGCGGGTGCGTCTAGATTTTACTATGAGATTTTGGTTTCATCATAAGCTCAAACTTTGTCGAAAACTAGACTGTTAGAAGACTAGGAGAcgcttgaaaaattaataaattgcagcGTTTGTatataagtaatttaaaacttcgatgatttttcgaatttaacgctctaaaataatataatgtatctAATTAAGAACTTAATTTTACTGATAtttatttacgttaaaaattattaaaaaaaaatataataaattaaacttagaaatctacaaatatataatatataaaaagtaaaagaatatttaattcaaaattatttataaaattataaagattatCTTTTAACtccaaaaaaaatacagatttaatttaatcaattaataagaaaatactttaa encodes:
- the LOC139104953 gene encoding ester hydrolase C11orf54 homolog — protein: MEAGNVHRILTNGIERSRFRDISWRLDVPDLEEVRSVMQEFVSTSFFDFEVNVIECPNLYAFPFLLPTPGIGNQAKVLEFGNHRDLYDPSKNKDKSWKVPDYIDRSRDILIVGGSMFRGVPNKDVVTTLYSQQTRTLIDTNYSFINEQGEASSERVFNFNPPPCNVFGTYYVCNGTRSQVLLLRARRAFDPETQILSLMQNALCQRYVNAHVGLSGLILMTSGLAEVGVMPPIFPETLLENETDIYNWNYKYNIAAPVVVHNTMFNFDELRLSSIDDENEDMFCTVNSNSNYILRANQFTGSRFLKCSTPVAMECVGYFNVVSELQRIGAELIH